From a single Natronorubrum tibetense GA33 genomic region:
- a CDS encoding disk-shape morphogenesis protein volactin: MGHGLDIGPGALRAATDAADGVAIESVPPVVVSTDDETLESVGNGVDEELLVEHDETTYAVGAAALAVTDATGETPESLFSHGVLTVDEYVEPALEALVDDVLEIETDDDRLCYTTPGTVVDAAEPTDAHRDALESVFTDLGVDATPTSRGFAVVYDQFAGDNYTGLGICIGPQTTSISLAYYGVPALAFSVGNGSEWVVQRAAGDTGHEPARVASVLEEFTLDPDAASGDIESALAQAFDALIGDVVDALETEADENDVQQGLAVPIAVAGPGTVEGLEYLLGGRFDAAPLPFSVRGVRLADDPASSAARGALAAAEDDVDAYEDVTWSENGSDGGGSDGDEPAIDTAEASGAGSRTTLAFDDAVGSGAETDRDRSNDAIDQLFDRLATRDEEIQSVRTDLESAFEELDYVEERAADAETVADLDERLEAFADDLRDLEAESETHASEGTVDELESNLRDELDGLSAAFDALEDDIEGVESTLVDDIESLEADITGDLDALETGLDGDLDALETGLTEDIESVEAGLTDDLESVETDLTNDLESVEATLESVEEITADERAALDDRIGDLAGDLEAITDRTERLDDRLENRRTDLDALESELEALDAETPSEADLETVTETVSKLDDALERVDEDVDRLETRAKGLAGRLEEQSVEITGVSDRLDEATERSADERERLENAIDAVETTIADEIDAVDAELETVDERIENVDGRLTELDDAIDATATTLERVDERLAETDDRVGSVETDLESTADQVKTVTDDLESMDERVETVEDDVERVDRTVEAVEGDIESVETDVADVRQSVSDRTEDLESRLEDARETIDEIDSTAADGDRVDDVEAEIASLEAELVELGDSITAVSETVAELEGRTALESTVDDLAADFEAIDGDVGELTDEVEAFEATLESRLEETMADLEGELGDATEAVANDITAVADDLEALETAVDRLDGGTVSDDAVEALSDSLTDTRETVESLTAEIDSVGGDLGTLETDVEEVETRLGDVETTLTDRVDALEDDLEDAVADLRTELAAETDQFESHLETVDSRSTDVEHRLESVETTTETVEAELGDLDDTVGNFDTTVDDLGERVATVDERVTRLEETSVSEDDVAALEKTIETLEREITSTREETAALDDAPDRIEGLADEIDDAEDRVDEVAARTELLDDRTSEYGDRLESHATDLESHDARLDTLAAEIEDLESAVDGTELETQDADIEALRADLDEVRNQQQSQPENESRSDSSTVQQLGIPVAAGGGGAGLVAGGTLLFAGDAVVGAVAVVLGFVLFGAAVALSR; this comes from the coding sequence ATGGGACACGGTCTCGATATCGGACCTGGGGCACTCCGTGCGGCTACCGACGCGGCCGATGGGGTGGCGATCGAATCGGTACCGCCGGTCGTCGTTTCGACCGACGACGAGACCCTCGAGTCGGTCGGTAACGGGGTGGACGAGGAGCTACTGGTCGAACACGACGAGACCACCTACGCGGTCGGGGCGGCGGCCCTCGCCGTCACCGACGCGACGGGTGAAACCCCCGAGTCGCTGTTTTCGCACGGCGTTCTCACCGTCGACGAGTACGTCGAACCGGCCCTCGAGGCGCTCGTCGACGACGTACTCGAGATCGAGACCGACGACGACCGACTCTGTTACACGACGCCGGGAACCGTCGTCGACGCGGCGGAACCGACGGACGCACACCGCGATGCCCTCGAATCGGTGTTCACGGATCTCGGTGTCGACGCGACGCCGACCAGCAGGGGCTTCGCCGTCGTCTACGATCAGTTCGCAGGCGACAACTACACCGGATTGGGGATCTGTATCGGCCCGCAGACGACGAGCATCTCGCTGGCCTACTACGGCGTTCCCGCGCTTGCGTTCTCAGTGGGCAACGGGAGCGAGTGGGTCGTCCAGCGTGCGGCCGGCGATACCGGCCACGAGCCCGCACGGGTCGCGAGCGTGCTCGAAGAGTTTACGCTCGATCCCGACGCGGCGTCCGGCGATATCGAGAGCGCGCTCGCACAGGCGTTCGACGCGCTGATCGGCGACGTCGTCGACGCGCTCGAGACCGAAGCCGACGAGAACGACGTCCAACAGGGGTTAGCCGTCCCGATCGCAGTCGCCGGGCCGGGGACCGTCGAGGGGCTCGAGTACCTGCTCGGCGGCCGGTTCGACGCCGCACCGTTGCCGTTCTCGGTTCGCGGGGTCCGTCTGGCCGACGATCCCGCCTCGAGTGCGGCCAGAGGGGCACTCGCAGCCGCCGAGGACGACGTCGACGCCTACGAGGACGTTACGTGGTCGGAGAACGGTTCCGACGGCGGTGGCTCCGACGGAGACGAGCCCGCGATAGACACGGCCGAGGCGAGTGGCGCGGGCAGCCGAACGACTCTCGCGTTCGACGACGCGGTCGGCAGTGGGGCCGAGACGGATCGCGACCGGTCGAACGACGCCATCGATCAACTGTTCGACCGACTCGCAACCCGCGACGAGGAGATACAGTCGGTCCGCACCGATCTCGAGTCCGCGTTCGAGGAACTCGACTACGTCGAGGAGCGGGCGGCCGACGCCGAGACCGTCGCGGACCTCGACGAGCGACTCGAGGCGTTCGCCGACGACCTGCGGGACCTCGAAGCCGAAAGCGAGACGCACGCGAGCGAGGGAACGGTCGACGAACTCGAAAGCAACCTGCGGGACGAACTCGACGGGCTGTCGGCGGCCTTCGACGCGCTCGAGGACGATATCGAGGGAGTGGAATCAACGCTCGTCGACGATATCGAGTCGCTCGAGGCGGACATCACGGGAGACCTCGACGCACTCGAGACGGGGCTGGACGGGGATCTCGACGCCCTCGAAACGGGACTGACGGAGGATATCGAGTCGGTCGAAGCGGGACTGACGGACGACCTCGAGTCGGTCGAAACGGATCTCACGAACGATCTCGAGTCGGTCGAAGCGACCCTCGAGTCGGTCGAGGAAATCACCGCGGACGAACGAGCGGCCCTCGACGACCGCATCGGTGATCTCGCCGGCGATCTCGAGGCGATTACCGATCGAACGGAGCGGCTCGACGACCGACTCGAGAACCGGCGAACGGACCTGGACGCGCTCGAGTCCGAACTGGAGGCGCTGGACGCCGAAACTCCCTCCGAAGCCGACCTCGAGACGGTCACGGAGACCGTCTCGAAACTCGACGACGCGCTCGAGCGCGTCGACGAGGACGTCGACCGACTCGAGACTCGAGCCAAAGGGCTCGCCGGGCGGCTCGAAGAGCAGTCGGTCGAGATCACCGGCGTCTCGGATCGGCTCGACGAGGCGACGGAGCGGTCGGCCGACGAACGCGAGCGACTCGAAAACGCCATCGACGCCGTCGAAACGACGATCGCGGACGAGATAGACGCCGTCGATGCCGAACTCGAGACCGTCGACGAACGGATCGAGAACGTCGACGGCCGCCTCACCGAACTCGACGACGCGATCGACGCGACCGCGACGACGCTCGAGCGCGTCGACGAGCGCTTGGCCGAAACGGACGACCGCGTCGGGTCGGTCGAAACCGATCTCGAGTCGACGGCCGATCAGGTCAAAACCGTCACGGACGATCTCGAGTCGATGGACGAACGGGTCGAGACGGTCGAAGATGACGTCGAGCGCGTCGACCGTACCGTCGAAGCTGTCGAAGGCGACATCGAATCGGTCGAAACCGACGTGGCCGACGTTCGGCAGTCAGTATCCGATCGCACCGAGGATCTCGAGAGCCGACTCGAGGACGCTCGGGAGACGATCGACGAGATCGATTCGACGGCAGCCGACGGCGACCGCGTCGACGACGTGGAAGCTGAAATCGCGTCGCTCGAGGCGGAACTCGTCGAACTCGGGGACTCGATAACGGCCGTCTCGGAGACGGTGGCCGAACTCGAGGGCCGAACGGCGCTCGAGTCGACGGTCGACGATCTCGCAGCCGATTTCGAGGCGATCGACGGCGATGTCGGGGAGCTCACGGACGAAGTCGAGGCGTTCGAAGCGACGCTTGAGTCACGCCTCGAGGAAACGATGGCCGATCTGGAGGGTGAACTCGGCGACGCGACCGAGGCGGTTGCGAACGATATTACGGCGGTCGCAGACGATCTCGAGGCGCTCGAGACGGCCGTCGACCGACTCGACGGCGGGACCGTCAGCGACGACGCAGTCGAAGCACTGTCCGACTCGCTCACCGACACGCGAGAGACGGTCGAATCGCTCACTGCCGAGATCGATTCTGTGGGCGGCGATCTCGGGACGCTCGAGACCGATGTGGAGGAAGTGGAAACGCGACTCGGGGACGTCGAGACGACACTGACAGACCGCGTCGACGCGCTCGAGGACGACCTCGAGGATGCCGTCGCCGATCTCCGGACGGAGTTGGCGGCCGAAACGGATCAGTTTGAGTCGCATCTCGAGACCGTCGACAGCCGTTCCACCGATGTCGAGCACCGACTCGAGAGCGTCGAAACGACTACCGAGACGGTCGAGGCCGAACTCGGGGACCTCGACGACACGGTCGGGAATTTCGACACGACGGTCGATGACCTTGGCGAGCGTGTCGCTACGGTCGACGAACGCGTGACGAGGCTCGAGGAGACGTCCGTCTCCGAAGACGATGTTGCGGCGCTCGAGAAGACGATCGAAACTCTCGAGCGCGAAATCACCTCGACGCGGGAGGAGACCGCTGCGCTCGACGACGCCCCCGACCGCATCGAGGGCCTCGCGGACGAGATCGACGACGCGGAAGATCGAGTCGACGAGGTCGCTGCCCGTACCGAACTGCTCGACGATCGGACGAGCGAGTACGGGGACCGACTCGAGAGCCACGCGACCGACCTCGAGAGCCACGACGCTCGACTCGACACGCTCGCAGCAGAGATCGAGGACCTCGAGTCGGCCGTCGACGGGACGGAGTTGGAGACCCAGGACGCTGATATCGAAGCCCTCCGTGCGGATTTGGACGAGGTACGGAATCAACAGCAGTCTCAACCGGAGAACGAGAGCCGATCCGACTCGAGTACCGTCCAGCAACTCGGCATCCCGGTGGCCGCCGGTGGTGGCGGTGCCGGACTCGTCGCCGGCGGGACACTTCTCTTCGCCGGCGACGCCGTCGTCGGTGCCGTCGCGGTCGTGCTCGGATTCGTGCTGTTCGGGGCCGCAGTCGCCCTCAGCCGGTAG
- a CDS encoding dCTP deaminase/dUTPase family protein, with protein MSAANALAEAVDNLVYEPVQVHEHGVDLTVGAIYEVAGPGRLDFGGDELEDADLEPVPTELRNPDDEYGWWDLEGGQYVIQHNEFLTDLEEPVQLQPRNELLARGGSHPSVLVASHLPLMPLTVSEGGLRIKENARVSTLISTGGQSRNAE; from the coding sequence ATGTCAGCCGCGAACGCTCTCGCCGAGGCCGTCGACAACCTCGTCTACGAACCGGTACAGGTCCACGAGCACGGCGTCGATCTGACCGTCGGCGCGATCTACGAGGTCGCCGGTCCCGGCCGACTCGACTTCGGCGGCGACGAACTCGAGGACGCGGATCTCGAGCCGGTGCCCACCGAACTCCGAAACCCCGACGACGAGTACGGCTGGTGGGACCTCGAGGGCGGCCAGTACGTGATCCAGCACAACGAGTTTCTGACCGATCTCGAAGAGCCGGTCCAGCTCCAGCCGCGAAACGAACTCCTCGCTCGCGGCGGCTCGCATCCGTCGGTGCTGGTCGCGTCGCACCTGCCCTTGATGCCGCTAACCGTTTCGGAAGGCGGACTGCGGATCAAGGAGAACGCGCGGGTGTCGACGCTGATATCGACCGGGGGTCAGTCGCGCAACGCCGAGTAA
- a CDS encoding HalOD1 output domain-containing protein, whose translation MARDNELVLEITEAVAEREGVDIIELESSLHEAIDTEALESLLATPGVEASVTFTYCGYTVEVDGDGEIRVSEPTPDATPTKAKA comes from the coding sequence ATGGCCCGAGACAACGAACTCGTCCTCGAGATTACCGAAGCCGTCGCCGAACGAGAAGGCGTTGACATCATCGAACTAGAGTCCTCGCTGCACGAAGCGATCGACACGGAAGCGCTCGAGTCGCTACTCGCGACGCCGGGAGTGGAGGCGTCCGTGACGTTTACCTACTGTGGCTACACCGTTGAAGTCGACGGCGACGGTGAGATTCGCGTGTCGGAGCCGACGCCTGACGCGACGCCGACGAAAGCGAAGGCGTAA
- a CDS encoding enoyl-CoA hydratase/isomerase family protein yields MALGDAVLLEIEDDGPATITLNQPDRRNAFSTEIHEGFVAALEEIEGSDARCVVIEGAGGAFSAGGDVKRMTGALEKDLPADDRARSLEQRTKEMMTTLVEFPIPTIAAIDGPAVGAGANLAIGCDVQLASDRSAFGFVFRQVGLSVDAGTSYLLPRIVGENVAKELVLTGDIFGADRAKELGLVNHVYGADEFDEKVDEFVEKIVSGPPIALRHANRLVGEGLEKSLGQALTDEAIAQGIVFDTEDHAEGVNAFLEDRDPKFEGR; encoded by the coding sequence ATGGCGCTCGGCGATGCAGTTCTCCTCGAGATCGAGGACGACGGCCCGGCGACGATCACGCTCAATCAGCCGGATCGGCGCAACGCCTTCTCCACTGAGATCCACGAGGGGTTCGTCGCGGCCTTAGAAGAGATCGAGGGCAGCGACGCCCGCTGTGTGGTCATCGAGGGCGCAGGCGGTGCGTTCTCCGCGGGCGGCGACGTGAAGCGAATGACGGGTGCACTCGAGAAAGATCTCCCGGCCGACGACCGGGCGCGGAGCTTAGAGCAGCGGACGAAAGAGATGATGACGACGCTCGTCGAGTTCCCGATCCCGACGATCGCGGCGATCGACGGCCCCGCAGTCGGCGCGGGCGCGAACCTCGCGATCGGCTGTGACGTTCAACTGGCGAGCGATCGATCCGCCTTCGGCTTCGTCTTCCGGCAGGTCGGCCTGAGCGTCGACGCCGGAACCTCCTACCTCCTCCCGCGGATCGTCGGCGAGAACGTCGCCAAGGAACTCGTCCTGACGGGCGACATCTTCGGCGCAGATCGCGCGAAGGAGCTTGGACTGGTCAACCACGTCTACGGTGCCGACGAGTTCGACGAGAAGGTCGACGAATTCGTCGAGAAGATCGTCTCCGGCCCGCCGATCGCGCTGCGCCACGCCAACCGGCTGGTCGGCGAAGGGCTCGAGAAGTCCCTCGGACAGGCTCTGACCGACGAGGCGATCGCGCAGGGAATCGTCTTCGACACGGAGGACCACGCGGAGGGCGTCAACGCGTTCCTCGAGGATCGGGATCCGAAGTTCGAAGGCCGGTAG
- a CDS encoding MOSC domain-containing protein, with protein MVRLERIRVHPIKSLDAVSIGAGEIVDNGGLAWDRRYAIVEQPSETDSTTDSVGQYVNGKRERLIHNLEATYDLERETVTVGERGSDETVTFHLELDRDCFASWLSDYFGYPVEVVRDDEGGFPDDTDASGPTVISTGTLEAVASWYDDIDTDEMCRRLRPNLVLDAPAFWEDRLYDAPGQVVPFDIGSVTLQGVNPCQRCVVPIRDPDTGESTEGFRETFVEQREATLPEWASEAWFDHYFRLMVNTYVPESSWGETLSVGDPVSVGETAVDPSPAE; from the coding sequence ATGGTACGCCTCGAGCGCATTCGCGTCCATCCGATCAAATCCCTCGACGCGGTGTCGATCGGAGCGGGCGAGATCGTCGACAACGGTGGACTCGCGTGGGATCGACGGTACGCGATCGTCGAGCAGCCGTCGGAGACCGATTCGACGACCGACTCGGTCGGGCAGTACGTCAACGGCAAACGCGAACGACTGATTCACAACCTCGAGGCGACGTACGATCTCGAGCGCGAAACGGTCACGGTGGGCGAACGCGGGAGCGACGAAACCGTCACGTTCCACCTCGAACTCGATCGGGACTGTTTCGCCTCGTGGCTGTCGGACTACTTCGGCTACCCGGTCGAGGTCGTTCGCGACGACGAGGGCGGGTTTCCAGACGATACGGACGCCTCGGGACCGACGGTCATCAGTACGGGCACGCTCGAGGCGGTCGCCTCGTGGTACGACGACATCGATACCGACGAGATGTGTCGACGACTGCGTCCGAACCTCGTGCTCGACGCGCCGGCGTTCTGGGAGGATCGACTCTACGACGCGCCCGGGCAGGTCGTTCCCTTCGATATCGGTTCGGTCACGCTGCAGGGTGTCAACCCGTGCCAGCGGTGTGTCGTCCCGATACGCGACCCAGACACTGGCGAGTCGACCGAGGGATTTCGCGAGACGTTCGTCGAACAGCGAGAGGCGACCCTTCCGGAGTGGGCGAGCGAGGCGTGGTTCGACCACTACTTCCGATTGATGGTCAACACGTACGTTCCCGAGTCGTCGTGGGGCGAGACGCTCTCCGTCGGCGACCCGGTCAGCGTCGGCGAGACCGCCGTGGATCCGAGTCCGGCCGAGTGA
- a CDS encoding alpha/beta hydrolase family protein — protein MGEPTAQNPGRTDSRRLLVAIAVGLVLVGGGTVLATWTTTGGGDVDIQETTIETDSGLELSATVYEPEGVSADDPAPAVTLIHGYTGERGTMSSFATELADRGYVAVTVDQPGHGHSDPPAFEDGWGGPATLEYTRSLETVDEDRIAMAGHSMGGFASLAAAEEHPDGYESIVLIGSTWGDGGEFDDVPAANETFPRNMAVVFSPYDEFSPAMWNETVPGDINEGEKLASAFGTEPPVEPGSVYGNVEDGTARTYTAPPTIHTGMHRSTTAVAETLEWIELTIGEPDQYETVSAGGQSWYWASIGHAIALAGGFVVAIGTTALARRRLDGPAVVSSTTPGTDTGLSRPMLLGLSVLPALTIYPLYAIGTVVVPVTRLTHQDLTHGYVVWALGTVALAAGLVRWRHGGVDRASLEGLVPNADVAGRALASAVAGALALYVLVTLANLVPGGAFNAWVVGFATLPGLRWFSAVVYVVPVTVAAVGLASGLHRALGSNGSLPRALGTGLALTCGGLLVFLAVQYIPLFLGYGMPVPDLGPLAITTISATGVLAAATVVAVAVNRLTGSPLPSGLLTGLLVTWVIVGTGPIPVVPF, from the coding sequence ATGGGGGAGCCCACAGCACAGAATCCGGGGAGAACCGATAGCCGGCGGCTGCTCGTGGCGATCGCCGTCGGCCTCGTACTCGTCGGCGGCGGCACGGTCCTGGCAACCTGGACGACCACCGGTGGTGGCGATGTCGACATCCAGGAGACGACGATCGAGACCGACTCCGGTCTCGAGCTCTCGGCGACGGTGTACGAACCCGAGGGTGTGAGCGCTGACGATCCCGCACCCGCGGTCACGCTGATCCACGGTTACACCGGCGAGCGCGGGACGATGTCGTCGTTCGCCACCGAACTCGCGGATCGGGGGTACGTCGCCGTCACCGTCGACCAGCCCGGCCACGGCCACTCCGATCCGCCGGCGTTCGAGGACGGCTGGGGCGGTCCGGCGACGCTCGAGTACACCCGTTCGCTCGAGACCGTCGACGAGGACCGTATCGCGATGGCGGGCCACTCGATGGGCGGCTTCGCCTCGCTGGCGGCCGCCGAGGAACACCCCGACGGCTACGAGTCGATCGTCCTGATCGGCTCGACGTGGGGCGATGGTGGCGAGTTCGATGACGTGCCCGCGGCCAACGAGACATTCCCTCGAAATATGGCGGTCGTCTTCTCGCCGTACGACGAGTTCAGCCCGGCGATGTGGAACGAGACGGTTCCGGGCGATATCAACGAGGGCGAGAAGCTGGCGAGCGCGTTCGGCACCGAGCCGCCGGTCGAGCCGGGTTCGGTCTACGGGAACGTCGAAGATGGCACCGCACGAACGTACACCGCGCCGCCGACGATCCACACCGGCATGCACCGCTCGACGACGGCGGTCGCGGAGACACTCGAGTGGATCGAACTGACGATCGGCGAACCGGACCAGTACGAGACCGTCTCGGCGGGCGGCCAGTCGTGGTACTGGGCGTCGATCGGCCACGCGATCGCGCTGGCTGGTGGGTTCGTCGTGGCCATCGGAACGACGGCACTCGCGCGGCGTCGACTCGACGGGCCCGCGGTTGTGTCGTCGACGACGCCCGGGACCGACACTGGACTCTCGAGACCGATGCTCCTCGGACTCTCGGTACTCCCGGCGCTGACGATCTATCCCCTGTACGCCATCGGCACAGTTGTCGTCCCGGTGACGCGGCTCACGCACCAGGATCTCACGCACGGCTACGTCGTCTGGGCGCTCGGCACCGTCGCGCTCGCCGCCGGCCTCGTCCGCTGGCGACACGGCGGCGTCGATCGGGCCTCGCTCGAGGGTCTTGTCCCGAACGCGGACGTCGCCGGCCGTGCGCTCGCCAGTGCGGTCGCCGGCGCGCTCGCACTTTACGTCCTCGTGACGCTCGCGAACCTCGTCCCCGGCGGCGCGTTCAACGCCTGGGTCGTCGGGTTCGCCACGCTACCCGGACTGCGGTGGTTCTCGGCCGTCGTCTACGTCGTTCCCGTTACCGTCGCTGCCGTCGGCCTCGCGAGCGGGCTGCATCGTGCCCTCGGCTCGAACGGGTCGCTGCCTCGAGCGCTCGGCACCGGCCTCGCCCTGACCTGCGGTGGACTGCTCGTCTTCCTCGCGGTCCAGTACATCCCGCTGTTCCTTGGCTACGGGATGCCGGTGCCGGATCTCGGGCCGCTGGCGATCACGACGATCAGCGCGACCGGCGTGCTGGCTGCGGCCACGGTCGTCGCGGTCGCCGTGAATCGGCTCACTGGCTCGCCGCTACCGAGCGGGCTGCTGACGGGACTGCTCGTGACGTGGGTGATCGTCGGTACCGGGCCGATTCCCGTGGTTCCGTTCTAG
- a CDS encoding rubrerythrin-like domain-containing protein: MSLAESLEYECLSCDHRETVTDAIVSTCRRCGGEMRNVDRVR, from the coding sequence ATGTCGCTCGCCGAATCACTCGAGTACGAGTGTCTGTCCTGTGACCACCGAGAGACGGTCACGGACGCAATCGTGAGCACCTGTCGGCGGTGTGGGGGCGAGATGCGCAACGTGGATCGGGTTCGGTAG
- a CDS encoding MFS transporter: MSVRERAGRLTHYDVLVVTAAIWFLAKFLRYAFPPLFESFQLSYGVSNAVLGAAYTGFMLVYAAMQFPSGVLADRFGSVAIITTGAIVAAVAALVLVVDSPFLVLVAAMLVMGAGTGAHKTVAVRLLSQAYPSRTGRALGVLDTFGAFGGVVAPAAVVAVAGMGFALGASWRLIFLVAGAVGLALAVAFWIRVPKRVPSAAEGDAATSALSAAGLSQYATLFRDWRFSVFALLTVLFSFTYNGFVAFAPLYLTQEAGLADSTAGLLYSALFLASLSQLATGDLSDRVGKLPIIVLLLGLASAALVAFISLTDTAGPILLGAALILVGVGSHGFRPVRGAYLMAVIPDDVAGGGLGVVRTLLMAAGAVAPVTVGALSEVAGFQPAFWLLAASISSATVLGALLWVFD, translated from the coding sequence ATGTCGGTTCGAGAGCGGGCCGGTCGGCTTACCCACTACGACGTCCTCGTAGTCACCGCAGCGATCTGGTTTCTCGCGAAATTCCTCCGATACGCCTTTCCCCCGCTGTTCGAGTCGTTTCAGCTGAGTTACGGCGTCTCGAACGCCGTACTCGGTGCCGCGTACACCGGATTCATGCTCGTCTACGCCGCGATGCAGTTCCCATCGGGCGTGCTCGCGGACCGGTTCGGATCGGTGGCCATCATCACGACAGGCGCAATCGTCGCGGCAGTCGCCGCACTCGTCCTCGTCGTCGACTCGCCGTTTCTCGTCCTCGTCGCCGCCATGCTCGTGATGGGTGCCGGCACGGGCGCGCACAAGACCGTCGCGGTTCGGCTGCTGTCACAGGCCTATCCCTCTCGAACGGGCCGAGCACTCGGGGTTCTCGATACGTTCGGCGCCTTCGGCGGCGTCGTCGCTCCGGCCGCCGTCGTCGCCGTTGCCGGCATGGGTTTCGCGCTGGGGGCGAGCTGGCGCCTGATCTTTCTGGTCGCCGGAGCCGTCGGGCTCGCGCTCGCCGTTGCCTTCTGGATTCGAGTGCCGAAACGGGTCCCGAGCGCCGCCGAGGGCGACGCCGCCACGAGCGCGCTCTCGGCTGCCGGGCTCTCCCAGTACGCGACGCTCTTTCGCGACTGGCGATTCTCGGTCTTCGCTCTCCTGACGGTGCTGTTTTCGTTCACGTACAACGGCTTCGTCGCGTTCGCGCCGCTGTATCTCACCCAGGAGGCCGGACTGGCCGATTCGACGGCGGGTTTGCTCTACAGCGCGCTCTTCCTCGCGAGTTTGAGCCAGCTCGCGACCGGCGACCTCAGCGACCGCGTCGGAAAGCTCCCGATCATCGTCTTGCTGCTCGGACTCGCCTCCGCCGCGCTGGTCGCGTTCATCTCCCTGACCGACACCGCCGGGCCGATCCTCCTCGGTGCCGCGTTGATCCTCGTCGGCGTCGGATCGCACGGCTTCCGCCCCGTCAGAGGAGCCTACCTGATGGCCGTGATCCCCGACGACGTCGCCGGCGGCGGACTCGGTGTCGTTCGGACACTACTGATGGCCGCCGGTGCGGTCGCCCCGGTGACCGTCGGGGCGCTCTCGGAGGTCGCCGGGTTCCAGCCAGCGTTCTGGCTTCTCGCGGCGTCGATCAGCTCCGCGACGGTGCTCGGCGCGTTGCTCTGGGTTTTTGACTAA